A genomic segment from Sparus aurata chromosome 20, fSpaAur1.1, whole genome shotgun sequence encodes:
- the ankrd22 gene encoding ankyrin repeat domain-containing protein 22 isoform X3, with translation MGLVYSEPSCQAAYEGDVHQLYHLLSKDPTQLNVQEEHNGDTPLIAACRHGKLRVVQYLLENRADVQLTNKLQKRRQQEALMKEVLSSNVNIDAVDYKGNTALHYICQRKSHRLVPLLLEKNADTNIQNNDGETPLDIAKRLKFTKIVKMLKKAH, from the exons ATGGGGCTGGTTTACTCGGAG cccTCCTGTCAGGCAGCGTATGAAGGAGATGTCCACCAGCTGTATCACCTCCTCAGTAAAGACCCGACTCAGCTGAACGTTCAGGAGGAGCACAACGGAGACACGCCCCTCATCGCAGCCTGTCGCCATGGTAAACTGAGGGTGGTGCAGTACCTGCTGGAGAACAGGGCTGACGTCCAGCTGACCAATAAG ctacAGAAGAGAAGGCAGCAGGAGGCTCTGATGAAGGAGGTGCTGAGCAGCAACGTCAACATCGATGCTGTCGACTAC AAGGGGAACACAGCTCTTCATTACATCTGTCAGAGGAAAAGTCATCGTCTGGttcctctgctgctggaaaaaaacGCCGACACAAACATCCAAAATAAC GATGGAGAAACGCCACTGGACATCGCAAAGCGACTAAAGTTCACCAAGATTGTCAAGATGCTGAAGAAGGCACactga
- the ankrd22 gene encoding ankyrin repeat domain-containing protein 22 isoform X2: MSRRKQPSCQAAYEGDVHQLYHLLSKDPTQLNVQEEHNGDTPLIAACRHGKLRVVQYLLENRADVQLTNKKQRTCLHYVSKRTLSLLDYLMVAILMPILLLGYFLMLQKRRQQEALMKEVLSSNVNIDAVDYKGNTALHYICQRKSHRLVPLLLEKNADTNIQNNDGETPLDIAKRLKFTKIVKMLKKAH; the protein is encoded by the exons ATGAGCAGGAGGAAGCAG cccTCCTGTCAGGCAGCGTATGAAGGAGATGTCCACCAGCTGTATCACCTCCTCAGTAAAGACCCGACTCAGCTGAACGTTCAGGAGGAGCACAACGGAGACACGCCCCTCATCGCAGCCTGTCGCCATGGTAAACTGAGGGTGGTGCAGTACCTGCTGGAGAACAGGGCTGACGTCCAGCTGACCAATAAG AAACAGAGGACGTGTCTTCACTACGTGTCCAAGAGGACGCTGTCTCTGCTCGATTACCTCATGGTCGCCATCCTGATGCCCATCCTGCTGCTCGGGTACTTCCTCATG ctacAGAAGAGAAGGCAGCAGGAGGCTCTGATGAAGGAGGTGCTGAGCAGCAACGTCAACATCGATGCTGTCGACTAC AAGGGGAACACAGCTCTTCATTACATCTGTCAGAGGAAAAGTCATCGTCTGGttcctctgctgctggaaaaaaacGCCGACACAAACATCCAAAATAAC GATGGAGAAACGCCACTGGACATCGCAAAGCGACTAAAGTTCACCAAGATTGTCAAGATGCTGAAGAAGGCACactga
- the ankrd22 gene encoding ankyrin repeat domain-containing protein 22 isoform X1: MGLVYSEPSCQAAYEGDVHQLYHLLSKDPTQLNVQEEHNGDTPLIAACRHGKLRVVQYLLENRADVQLTNKKQRTCLHYVSKRTLSLLDYLMVAILMPILLLGYFLMLQKRRQQEALMKEVLSSNVNIDAVDYKGNTALHYICQRKSHRLVPLLLEKNADTNIQNNDGETPLDIAKRLKFTKIVKMLKKAH; the protein is encoded by the exons ATGGGGCTGGTTTACTCGGAG cccTCCTGTCAGGCAGCGTATGAAGGAGATGTCCACCAGCTGTATCACCTCCTCAGTAAAGACCCGACTCAGCTGAACGTTCAGGAGGAGCACAACGGAGACACGCCCCTCATCGCAGCCTGTCGCCATGGTAAACTGAGGGTGGTGCAGTACCTGCTGGAGAACAGGGCTGACGTCCAGCTGACCAATAAG AAACAGAGGACGTGTCTTCACTACGTGTCCAAGAGGACGCTGTCTCTGCTCGATTACCTCATGGTCGCCATCCTGATGCCCATCCTGCTGCTCGGGTACTTCCTCATG ctacAGAAGAGAAGGCAGCAGGAGGCTCTGATGAAGGAGGTGCTGAGCAGCAACGTCAACATCGATGCTGTCGACTAC AAGGGGAACACAGCTCTTCATTACATCTGTCAGAGGAAAAGTCATCGTCTGGttcctctgctgctggaaaaaaacGCCGACACAAACATCCAAAATAAC GATGGAGAAACGCCACTGGACATCGCAAAGCGACTAAAGTTCACCAAGATTGTCAAGATGCTGAAGAAGGCACactga